A genomic segment from Daphnia pulex isolate KAP4 chromosome 5, ASM2113471v1 encodes:
- the LOC124194107 gene encoding heterogeneous nuclear ribonucleoprotein H2-like isoform X2, which produces MTEVSEQKEKVMAEEDGFVVRLRGLPWAVTDDDILKFFEDSNIVGGAAGIHMTYTREGRPTGEGYLELTSEEDVERALTKHNEHLGPRYIEVFRSKRSEMEWMVKRSGPPNAAAPSSDDDCFVRLRGLPFGCSKEEIAQFFTGLEIVPNGITLPTDYSGRSTGEAYIQFATSALAERALEKHKEKIGHRYIEIFRSSLSEARAALASVPRGGGGGGGRGGGSHEGRYGGGGGDRYGGGRPSPYDRNVDRFGGGGPGQMRHGGGGHMRRREEPYMRGGDWGNGGGPPRYMEQNFERPRTLKTLYGDEGSGHRIHMRGLPFRASEDDIAEFFHPLHPVAIHIGYEQGRASGEADVEFATHEDAVRAMSRDKCNMQHRYIELFLNSTAGPAGYGPPYGGGYDN; this is translated from the exons ATGACTGAGGTTTCAGAGCAAAAAG agaaAGTGATGGCTGAAGAAGATGGATTTGTGGTGCGTTTGAGGGGATTGCCATGGGCAGTCACTGACGATGACATCCTTAAATTTTTTG AGGATTCAAACATTGTTGGTGGTGCTGCTGGGATCCACATGACTTACACCAGGGAGGGAAGGCCCACTGGTGAAGGTTACCTAGAGTTGACTAGTGAGGAAGATGTTGAAAGAGCTCTGACAAAACACAATGAACATCTTGGTCCTCGTTACATTGAAG TTTTCCGGTCCAAACGATCTGAAATGGAATGGATGGTAAAACGATCTGGCCCACCGAACGCGGCGGCCCCGTCATCTGATGATGATTGTTTTGTCCGTTTGCGTGGACTACCATTTGGTTGTTCCAAGGAGGAGATTGCTCAGTTCTTCACTG GGTTGGAGATAGTGCCAAACGGAATAACTCTACCTACGGACTATTCTGGGAGGAGCACGGGCGAAGCGTATATTCAGTTTGCAACTTCTGCTCTAGCTGAGAGGGCTCTAGAGAAACACAAGGAAAAGATCGGGCACAG GTATATTGAGATATTCCGCAGTAGTTTGAGTGAAGCCCGTGCCGCTCTTGCCAGCGTTCCTCGCGGTGGAGGAGGTGGCGGAGGCCGTGGAGGCGGATCGCATGAAGGACGTTATGGCGGAGGAGGTGGAGACAGGTATGGAGGTGGTCGACCCAGTCCTTATGACAGGAACGTGGACCGTTTTGGCGGTGGTGGTCCAGGTCAGATGCGTCATGGAGGAGGAGGGCACATGAGACGAAGAG AAGAGCCCTACATGCGTGGTGGGGATTGGGGCAACGGAGGTGGGCCACCTCGATACATGGAGCAAAACTTTGAGCGGCCACGTACGTTGAAAACCTTGTACGGTGATGAAGGATCTGGACACAGAATCCACATGCGTGGATTGCCCTTCAGGGCGTCTGAGGATGATATTGCCGAA TTCTTCCATCCGCTGCATCCGGTCGCTATCCATATAGGCTACGAACAAGGCCGCGCTTCGGGTGAAGCTGATGTCGAATTTGCAACTCACGAAGACGCTGTCCGGGCCATGAGCAGA GATAAATGTAACATGCAGCATCGTTACATTGAACTGTTCCTGAATTCGACAGCCGGTCCTGCCGGCTACGGACCACCATACGGAGGAGGTTACGACAATTGA
- the LOC124194107 gene encoding heterogeneous nuclear ribonucleoprotein H-like isoform X1, with protein sequence MTEVSEQKEKVMAEEDGFVVRLRGLPWAVTDDDILKFFEDSNIVGGAAGIHMTYTREGRPTGEGYLELTSEEDVERALTKHNEHLGPRYIEVFRSKRSEMEWMVKRSGPPNAAAPSSDDDCFVRLRGLPFGCSKEEIAQFFTGLEIVPNGITLPTDYSGRSTGEAYIQFATSALAERALEKHKEKIGHRYIEIFRSSLSEARAALASVPRGGGGGGGRGGGSHEGRYGGGGGDRYGGGRPSPYDRNVDRFGGGGPGQMRHGGGGHMRRRGYYGNFTEEPYMRGGDWGNGGGPPRYMEQNFERPRTLKTLYGDEGSGHRIHMRGLPFRASEDDIAEFFHPLHPVAIHIGYEQGRASGEADVEFATHEDAVRAMSRDKCNMQHRYIELFLNSTAGPAGYGPPYGGGYDN encoded by the exons ATGACTGAGGTTTCAGAGCAAAAAG agaaAGTGATGGCTGAAGAAGATGGATTTGTGGTGCGTTTGAGGGGATTGCCATGGGCAGTCACTGACGATGACATCCTTAAATTTTTTG AGGATTCAAACATTGTTGGTGGTGCTGCTGGGATCCACATGACTTACACCAGGGAGGGAAGGCCCACTGGTGAAGGTTACCTAGAGTTGACTAGTGAGGAAGATGTTGAAAGAGCTCTGACAAAACACAATGAACATCTTGGTCCTCGTTACATTGAAG TTTTCCGGTCCAAACGATCTGAAATGGAATGGATGGTAAAACGATCTGGCCCACCGAACGCGGCGGCCCCGTCATCTGATGATGATTGTTTTGTCCGTTTGCGTGGACTACCATTTGGTTGTTCCAAGGAGGAGATTGCTCAGTTCTTCACTG GGTTGGAGATAGTGCCAAACGGAATAACTCTACCTACGGACTATTCTGGGAGGAGCACGGGCGAAGCGTATATTCAGTTTGCAACTTCTGCTCTAGCTGAGAGGGCTCTAGAGAAACACAAGGAAAAGATCGGGCACAG GTATATTGAGATATTCCGCAGTAGTTTGAGTGAAGCCCGTGCCGCTCTTGCCAGCGTTCCTCGCGGTGGAGGAGGTGGCGGAGGCCGTGGAGGCGGATCGCATGAAGGACGTTATGGCGGAGGAGGTGGAGACAGGTATGGAGGTGGTCGACCCAGTCCTTATGACAGGAACGTGGACCGTTTTGGCGGTGGTGGTCCAGGTCAGATGCGTCATGGAGGAGGAGGGCACATGAGACGAAGAG gcTATTATGGAAATTTTACAGAAGAGCCCTACATGCGTGGTGGGGATTGGGGCAACGGAGGTGGGCCACCTCGATACATGGAGCAAAACTTTGAGCGGCCACGTACGTTGAAAACCTTGTACGGTGATGAAGGATCTGGACACAGAATCCACATGCGTGGATTGCCCTTCAGGGCGTCTGAGGATGATATTGCCGAA TTCTTCCATCCGCTGCATCCGGTCGCTATCCATATAGGCTACGAACAAGGCCGCGCTTCGGGTGAAGCTGATGTCGAATTTGCAACTCACGAAGACGCTGTCCGGGCCATGAGCAGA GATAAATGTAACATGCAGCATCGTTACATTGAACTGTTCCTGAATTCGACAGCCGGTCCTGCCGGCTACGGACCACCATACGGAGGAGGTTACGACAATTGA
- the LOC124194109 gene encoding cysteine-rich protein 1-like → MPNCPKCQKPVYFAERKTSLGKDWHGLCLKCEKCNKTLVPGQHAEHEGKPYCNNPCYSALFGPGGFGRGGAESYVYKK, encoded by the exons ATGCCTAACTGCCCGAAATGCCAAAAACCTGTTTATTTTG cCGAGAGGAAGACGTCTTTGGGCAAAGACTGGCATGGGCTCTGtctgaaatgtgaaaaatgcAACAAAACTTTGGTTCCTGGTCAG CACGCTGAACACGAAGGCAAGCCTTACTGCAACAACCCGTGCTACTCGGCCCTATTCGGTCCTGGAG GATTCGGACGCGGTGGCGCTGAGAGTTACGTCTACAAGAAGTGA